From the Danio aesculapii chromosome 9, fDanAes4.1, whole genome shotgun sequence genome, one window contains:
- the crygmxl1 gene encoding crystallin, gamma MX, like 1, whose translation MPANLKFHPSLTGINMTAEREKRVSGQRQVKLRLQIIFYEDKNFLGRSYECNSDCDDLHSHFSRCNSIQVESGSWMVYERPYFMGYQYFLRQGEYADYQCWMGFNYCVRSCQMIPQHKGANKMIIYERPDFSGQMMEFTDDCPSLSDSFHYNDIHSCNAQDGFWIFYEHPNYRGRQYLLRPGEYRRYSDWGALSSRVSSLRRITF comes from the exons atGCCTGCCAACCTCaagttccatccttccctcactggTATTAACATGACGGCAGAAAGGGAAAAGAGAGTGAGCGGACAGCGACAGGTCAAGCTAAG gttaCAGATCATTTTCTATGAAGACAAGAACTTCTTAGGCCGATCCTACGAGTGCAACAGTGACTGTGATGACCTGCACTCGCATTTCAGTCGCTGCAATTCTATTCAGGTTGAAAGTGGAAGCTGGATGGTATATGAGCGGCCATACTTTATGGGATACCAATACTTTCTGCGTCAGGGCGAGTATGCGGACTACCAATGTTGGATGGGTTTCAATTATTGTGTCAGATCCTGTCAAATGATACCCCAG CACAAGGGAGCCAACAAAATGATCATCTACGAACGTCCAGACTTCAGTGGTCAGATGATGGAGTTCACTGATGACTGTCCATCTCTTTCTGATAGCTTCCATTACAATGACATACATTCTTGCAATGCTCAAGATGGATTCTGGATTTTCTATGAGCACCCTAATTACAGAGGCAGGCAATACCTCCTGAGACCCGGCGAGTACAGGAGATACAGTGACTGGGGTGCCTTGAGCTCAAGAGTCAGTTCTTTGAGACGTATTACcttttaa
- the LOC130234790 gene encoding gamma-crystallin M2-like, which yields MHGKVIFYEDRNFQGRSYECMSDCADMSSYLSRCHSCRIESGCFMMYDRPNYMGNQYFFRRGDYADYMSMFGMNDCIRSCRMIPMHRGSYRIKIYERENFGGQMYELMDDCDNIMDRYRMSHCQSCHVMDGHWLMYEQPQYRGRMMYLRPGEYRSFREMGGTRFMSMRRIIDSWY from the exons ATGCACGGAAAG GTCATCTTCTACGAGGACAGAAACTTTCAGGGTCGCTCTTATGAGTGCATGAGCGACTGTGCTGACATGTCCTCCTACCTCAGCCGTTGCCACTCTTGCAGAATAGAGAGCGGCTGCTTCATGATGTACGACCGTCCCAACTACATGGGAAATCAGTATTTCTTTAGAAGGGGAGACTATGCTGATTACATGTCTATGTTCGGAATGAATGACTGCATCAGATCTTGCCGAATGATCCCCATG CACAGGGGATCCTACAGAATCAAAATCTACGAGAGGGAGAACTTTGGAGGTCAGATGTACGAGCTCATGGATGACTGTGACAACATCATGGACCGTTACCGCATGTCTCACTGCCAGTCCTGCCATGTGATGGACGGCCACTGGCTCATGTATGAGCAGCCCCAATACAGAGGCAGGATGATGTACTTGAGACCTGGAGAGTACAGGAGCTTCAGAGAAATGGGTGGCACGAGATTCATGAGCATGAGGCGTATCATAGACTCTTGGTACTGA